The Pyrodictium delaneyi genome contains a region encoding:
- a CDS encoding AMP phosphorylase produces MKPAHLRVEPVDIDVGCDVVFLNPHDAERLGIVAGSRVSVVCGGRGLGALAAVNPSVEAGKAAISRGLLKKLDECSSVEVYPLDLPPSFDAFKRRLEGKKLDAGDYKRFISDIVSGFYDDAQIAAFLVSQLHHKLSEEELGYLIRAMVETGEVVSFGEPVYDEHSIGGVPGNSKVALLVVPTVASKGLLIPKTSSRAITSPAGTADTMEVLARVTFSAEEIHEMALKARGLIVWGGALNLAPADDIFVRIERRIGIDPPAQMVASILAKKLAMSVSRLVIDIPVGRGAKVEDEKEATSLASMFLSQASRLGVTMRVALTFGGEPIGFAVGPALEAQEALETLIKGDGPPGLIEKACSLAGLVFELGGVAPRGRGYSLACELLRSGAAYSKFREIIEVQEGDPDVKPDDIRLASRQFTLESPRDGVVTSIDNVAITLAAKAAGAPDDKSAGIKLHVKTGYRVRKGDPLLTIYASNDARLHEAIRIIEEYNAVMIEGVIVKLLP; encoded by the coding sequence GTGAAGCCTGCGCATCTACGTGTGGAACCAGTAGATATTGATGTAGGCTGTGATGTAGTCTTCCTCAATCCTCATGATGCAGAGCGGCTTGGCATTGTTGCTGGCTCGCGTGTTAGTGTGGTGTGTGGTGGACGTGGTCTTGGCGCGTTAGCGGCTGTAAATCCTAGCGTTGAGGCTGGTAAAGCAGCAATCTCGCGGGGATTGCTTAAGAAGTTGGATGAGTGTAGCTCGGTAGAGGTCTATCCATTGGATCTGCCGCCCAGCTTTGACGCGTTTAAACGTCGTCTTGAAGGTAAGAAACTCGATGCAGGAGACTATAAGCGGTTTATAAGCGATATAGTCTCTGGGTTCTACGATGATGCGCAAATAGCAGCTTTTCTGGTAAGCCAGTTACACCATAAGCTAAGCGAGGAAGAGCTAGGCTACCTCATAAGGGCTATGGTAGAGACAGGTGAAGTGGTTAGTTTTGGCGAGCCTGTATACGACGAACATAGTATAGGAGGAGTGCCAGGCAACAGTAAGGTTGCTCTACTCGTTGTACCGACAGTAGCTTCCAAGGGGCTCCTTATACCGAAGACGAGTAGTCGTGCTATAACAAGTCCTGCGGGCACAGCTGACACTATGGAGGTATTAGCTCGTGTTACTTTCTCGGCCGAAGAGATACATGAGATGGCTCTTAAAGCACGCGGGCTCATTGTATGGGGTGGTGCGCTTAATCTAGCACCAGCAGATGACATCTTCGTGCGTATTGAAAGACGCATAGGAATTGACCCGCCGGCCCAGATGGTTGCAAGTATACTTGCTAAGAAGCTGGCCATGAGTGTGTCGAGACTTGTCATAGACATACCGGTGGGACGAGGAGCTAAAGTAGAAGATGAAAAGGAAGCCACTTCTCTCGCATCAATGTTTCTCTCTCAGGCTAGTCGACTAGGTGTTACAATGCGTGTAGCGTTAACCTTTGGTGGTGAGCCAATAGGATTTGCTGTGGGTCCTGCATTAGAGGCGCAAGAAGCGCTAGAGACGCTGATTAAGGGTGATGGGCCACCTGGGCTTATAGAGAAAGCTTGCAGTCTTGCAGGGTTAGTATTTGAGCTTGGTGGCGTTGCTCCCCGTGGTCGTGGCTATAGCTTAGCTTGTGAACTTCTCCGGAGTGGAGCTGCTTATAGCAAGTTTAGGGAAATTATTGAGGTTCAGGAGGGTGATCCTGACGTTAAGCCGGATGACATACGTTTGGCTTCTCGACAGTTTACTCTAGAATCGCCACGCGACGGTGTTGTAACATCGATAGACAATGTAGCTATAACGCTTGCAGCTAAGGCGGCTGGTGCACCGGATGACAAATCGGCCGGTATCAAGCTCCATGTTAAGACAGGGTATAGGGTTAGAAAAGGCGATCCATTATTAACTATATACGCTTCCAACGATGCTAGGCTACACGAAGCCATTAGGATTATTGAGGAGTATAATGCAGTCATGATAGAGGGTGTAATAGTCAAGCTTTTGCCCTAG
- a CDS encoding DUF3800 domain-containing protein, translated as MGSQSRRVLLAYVDESGKPHQLREGPFVVTAAMIWPEELRAAEEKIHGFLKYWERRLKEHHPNMEIPPLEEIHARTVVMGEGFWRGVKPRLRNEFILGAADLVGHLPVVFNIVVLRMEPGAPLDPHRVRYEVHKRLIERIVMTDPRVDEIVVKYDSAGFENHGIAVELLRGLHEGYVQYRGEVSIGFVDSRRSPLIQAADLMAYVTRMVEMGRYLVRGIEIDRAFILLEPRIRRCPHSNDYEGCGLKRATLHRDGRIR; from the coding sequence GTGGGCTCGCAGAGTCGCCGTGTGCTACTAGCATACGTCGACGAGAGCGGGAAGCCGCACCAGCTAAGAGAGGGGCCCTTCGTCGTCACGGCAGCCATGATCTGGCCTGAGGAGCTGCGAGCCGCCGAGGAGAAGATCCACGGCTTCCTCAAGTACTGGGAGCGGCGGCTGAAAGAGCATCACCCTAACATGGAGATCCCGCCGCTCGAGGAGATACACGCGCGAACGGTCGTGATGGGTGAGGGTTTCTGGCGCGGCGTCAAGCCGAGGCTAAGAAACGAGTTCATCCTTGGCGCGGCTGACCTCGTGGGTCACCTCCCCGTGGTCTTCAACATTGTCGTGCTCAGGATGGAGCCTGGGGCACCCCTAGATCCGCATAGGGTGCGATACGAGGTTCACAAACGCCTCATAGAGCGCATAGTAATGACCGACCCGAGGGTGGACGAGATAGTGGTGAAGTATGATAGCGCTGGCTTCGAGAATCACGGGATAGCGGTGGAGCTGCTCCGCGGCCTACACGAGGGCTACGTGCAGTACCGTGGCGAGGTCTCGATAGGATTCGTCGACTCCAGGAGGAGCCCTCTGATACAGGCCGCGGATCTAATGGCGTATGTTACGAGAATGGTTGAGATGGGGCGCTACCTGGTCAGAGGCATCGAGATAGACAGAGCATTCATCCTCCTTGAGCCCAGGATACGGCGTTGCCCCCACAGCAACGACTACGAGGGCTGCGGCCTCAAACGCGCAACTCTGCACAGGGACGGCAGGATAAGGTAG
- a CDS encoding integrase gives MQQDGATDMPGVAATPLRLTPELLRGFLGWLVDEGLSQESKQYREYTNKAREVVGVVLDCQTVAELAKRSKRWHEFVSRLLTYVGHKRGLGLKRVAADLRDCMPRKAAGGEDTYVPPLERVVKAGRKLSGDPEAYAAWLLLVSTGARFTTVVDVLLSFERERLVCLDTGVCRYHVDYKRGEKEQWAMYAPEEVWRWLAERLPMNVPEGEDRDRLYEDLRVRVVANGGVRVKHYRNFVFNKMIELGIPEGVADWVIGHKPDTVGRKNYLAKLAQADKWYPLYAQWLRREILSKL, from the coding sequence TTGCAGCAGGATGGAGCCACCGATATGCCAGGGGTTGCTGCAACACCGCTGCGGCTCACCCCAGAGCTGCTGCGCGGCTTCCTGGGATGGCTGGTCGACGAGGGGCTCTCCCAGGAGTCAAAGCAGTACAGGGAGTATACGAACAAGGCCAGAGAGGTTGTCGGAGTTGTACTCGACTGCCAGACGGTGGCCGAGCTCGCGAAGAGGAGCAAGCGCTGGCACGAGTTCGTGAGCAGGCTGCTGACCTATGTTGGGCACAAGCGCGGCCTGGGCCTCAAGCGGGTAGCAGCCGACCTGAGGGACTGCATGCCGAGGAAGGCGGCAGGCGGCGAGGACACCTACGTGCCGCCCCTGGAGAGGGTCGTGAAGGCTGGCCGAAAGCTTTCGGGCGACCCCGAGGCCTACGCGGCCTGGCTCCTGCTGGTGAGCACGGGGGCCAGGTTCACCACAGTCGTGGACGTGCTGCTCAGCTTCGAGAGGGAGCGCCTAGTATGCCTGGACACAGGGGTGTGCAGATACCACGTTGACTACAAGCGCGGCGAGAAAGAGCAGTGGGCCATGTACGCCCCCGAAGAGGTATGGCGCTGGCTGGCCGAGAGGCTCCCCATGAATGTGCCAGAGGGCGAGGACAGGGACAGGCTCTACGAGGATCTCAGGGTACGCGTAGTGGCCAACGGCGGGGTGAGGGTGAAGCACTACCGCAACTTCGTGTTCAACAAGATGATAGAGCTGGGCATCCCCGAGGGCGTAGCCGACTGGGTGATAGGCCACAAGCCAGACACTGTGGGCAGGAAGAACTACCTAGCCAAGCTCGCACAGGCAGACAAATGGTACCCGCTCTACGCCCAGTGGCTACGCAGAGAGATACTCTCGAAGCTGTAG